The genomic segment CCGGGCGAGGTGCGGCGGGCGTCGCCGAGACTGAACGCGATGCCGAAGTCGGTGAGCTTCGCCGTCCATCCGGCCTCCCGGCGCGACGACGGGGCCAGCAGGACGTTGGAGGGCTTCACGTCCCGGTGGATGATCCCCGCATCGTGCACGAACTCCAATGCTTCCGCGAGATCGAGCGCCAGCGAGGCGGCCTGCAGCCCCGTGAGCGGCGCGCGGCGCAGCGTCGTCGCAAGCGTCGGCCCATCGATGAGTTCCATGACGAGGAACTGCGGCTGCTGCGGATCGAGCCGCGCGTCGTAGAGCGTCACGAGGGAGGGGTGGTTCAGGGATGCCAGCACCGCGGTCTCGTCGTGCACGCGCTCGCCGGCCGAGGGCATGTCCTCGGACTGCCGGAGAACCTTGACCGCCACGGTGCGCCCGAGAAGGGTGTCCTCCGCGCGGTAGACGGCCGCCGTGCCGCCTCGTCCGATGCACTCGCCGATGCGGTATCTGCCGTCCAGCAGTGCCTCTGTCGGGCGTTCGTCGGTCGCATTCATCTTCGCTCCAGGTCAGCCGGCTCGGGTGCCGTGACTCTGGCGACTCTAAGAGGTCACACCGCACGCGTCCCCGGCCTTGACAACGGCGTCCCGGCCTGCATGCGGAGGACGGCCGGCGTCAGCGGAAGGCGCGCAGCCGAAGACTGTTTCCCACGACGAAGACGCTCGACAGCGCCATCGCCGCGCCGGCGAGCATGGGGTTCAGCATCCCGAACGCGGCGATCGGGATCGCCGCGACGTTGTACGCGAACGCCCAGAACAGATTCGACCGAATGGTCCCCAGCGTGCGGCGCGACAACCGGATCGCGTCCGCCGCGCTGCGGAGGTCGTCGCGCACGAGTGCGATGTCGGCCGCCTCGAGGGCGACGTCCGTACCGGTGCCCATCGCGATCCCGAGGTCGGCCTGCACAAGGGCCGGGGCATCGTTGACGCCGTCGCCCACCATCGCCACGACGCGGCCTTCCGACTGCAGTCGGGCGACGGTGGCGACCTTGTCCTCCGGAAGCATCTCGGCGATGACCTCATCGACGCCGACCTGCGCGCCGATGGATCGTGCGGCCGCCTCGTTGTCACCGGTGAGCAGGATCGGTGTCAACCCGAGTGCGCGCAACTCCGTGATGGCCTGAGCGCTCGTCGCCCGCACCGTGTCGGCGACGACGAGGATGCCCCGGGCCGTCCCGTCCCAGCCGACGGCGACGACGGTCTTCCCTTCGCCCTCGGCCTGCGCCTTGGCGGCCGCAGTGGACTCCGAGAGGGGCATCGAGCGCTCGGCGAGCAGCGACTCGCGCCCCACGATCACGCGGCGACCGTCGACGATGCCCTCCACGCCGCGACCGGCGATGTTCGAGAACCCGTCGACGGGTAGCAGGGGAGCGGGCGCCGCCTGCGCGACCGCCCGGCCGATCGGATGCTCCGACGCGTGCTCGAGTGCACCGGCGAGGCGCAGCAGTTCCTCGGCATCCCCCTGATCCTCGACGACGACATCGACGAGCGCCATGCGCCCCTCGGTCACGGTGCCGGTCTTGTCGAGCACGACGGTGTCGACCCGGCGGGTGGATTCGAGCACCTCGGGGCCCGTGATGAGGATGCCGAGCTGCGCCCCGCGGCCTGTGCCGACGAGCAGGGCGGTGGGCGTGGCGAGACCGAGCGCGCAGGGGCATGCGATCACGACCACGGCGACCGCGGCGGTGAACGCGGTGGTCGCAGGGAAACCTGCCAGCAGCCAGCCGGCCAGCGCCGCGACGGCTATCACCAGCACGATGGGGACGAAGACGCCGGAGATCCGATCGGCGAGCCGCTGCACCTCCGCCTTGCCGGTCTGCGCCTCTTCGACGAGAGCGGCCATCTGCGCCAGCCGGGTGTCCGACCCGACCCTGGTCGCTCGTACGACCAGTCGTCCGCTCGTGTTGACGGTCGCGCCCACCACCGGATCCTGTTCGTCGACCTCGACGGGCACCGATTCGCCCGTGAGCATCGACGCGTCCACGGCGGAACGCCCCGACACGACCACACCGTCCGTCGCGATCTTCTCGCCGGGGCGCACGACGAACTCGTCGCCGACGCGGAGGTCATCGATCGGGATCGTCGTCTCGACGCCGTCCCTGAGCACCGACACGTCCTTCGCTCCGAGCTCGAGCAGGGCCCGCAGGGCGGCGCCGGCCCGGCGCTTGGCCCGCTTCTCCACGTAGCGGCCGGCGAGGATGAACGTCGTCACGCCGGCGCCGACCTCGAGGTAGATGTTCGAGGCGCCGTCGGAGCGCGCGAGGGTGAACTCGAACACGTGCCGCATCCCCGGCATCCCTGCCGTTCCGAGGAACAGGGCGTACAGCGACCAGCCGAATGCCGCGATCGTGCCGAGCGAGACGAGGGTGTCCATCGTCGCCGCCCCATGGCGCAGGTTCGTCCAGGCTGCACGGTGGAACGGCCAGCCGCCCCACACGATGACGGGTGCGGCGAGAGTGAGCGAGGCCCACTGCCAGTACGTGAACTGCAGGGCGGGGATCATCGCCAGCAGGACGACGGGGACCGTGAGGATCGCGGAGACGATCAATCGCTGTCGGAGGCCGTCGAGCTCCGGATCCCGGTGCTCGGCATCCGGCTCCGTGCGGGCGGGCAGCTGCGCCGAATAGCCGGCCTTCTCGATCTCGGCGATGAGCGCCATCGCATCGAGCCCGGCCGGTACGGCCACCTTCGCCTTCTCCGTGGCGTAGTTGACGGTCGCCTCGACGCCGTCGAGCTTGTTGAGCTTGCGCTCGATGCGGGTGGCGCAGGACGCGCACGTCATGCCGCCGATCTCGAGTTCGACGCTGCCCATGGTGTCGCTCAGACGCGGACGGCGGAGTATCCGGCCTCGTCGACGGCCGCGAGGACGTCGGCGTCGGAGACGGGGGCGGATGCCGTCACGACGAGCGTGCCGCTCTGTGCGCTGACCTCGATGGCGTCGACGCCGGCGATTTGAGCGACCTCTTCGCGCACGGACATCTCACAGTGGCCGCAGGTCATGCCGGTGACCGTGTACTCGGTGGTGTTCATGTCTGGTCCCTTCGTCGTGGTGCTCCGGAGCGTCGCCCCACGACCAATATACCCCCGAGGGGTATCCCCTGGGTCAGTCGACGGCAGCGGTGACGAGGATGGGACGGTGATCGCTGGACCGCTGGGGCAGGGTCGTGATGCTGTCGATCCGGAACCCGTCCGACGTCGCGAAGTCGTAGTGACCCTTGAAGACGCGGTAGCGCGTGTACGTGCGGTCATCGCTGAGCGTGAGGGTGTATCCGTGATCGCGCACCGTCTGGCCGAGGTTCTCCTTGAAGACCGGATAGTTGTAGTCGCCGACCATGAGAACAGGGAGGCCGGGGCCCATCGACTCCAGCTCGGTGAGCGCCGCACGGATCTGGTTGCGCCGCAGGGAGTTCAGTGCCGTCAGCGGCGCCGCGTGGAAGGACGCGACGATGAGGTCGCGACCGCTGTCGATGTCGTGCATCCGTACGCCGAGGACCCGCTCGTGGGCAGGCTTGAGCATCCGGTCGTGCAGGGACTTCTTCAGGCCGATCGTGCGGATGTCCTGCACGCGGAAGAGGTTGGTCCGGTAATACATCGCGAGTCCGAGTCGGTTGCCCTGGGTGGCGTCGGCCAGGGTGAGCCCGCTGATCTCGTCCGGAAGCGCGGACACGTCGCACTCCTGCAGGCACAGCACATCGGGCTCGTGGATCTCGACGAGTTCTTCGAGCTCCCGGGCGGCACGATGCTTGCGCAGGTTGTACGAGATGACCTTCATCATCGCAACGCTACTGCCCTCACCTGAGTCAGAGGTGTCGATGCGGACCGTGGCGTGCGCCTATTCCGCGTCGCGTCGCGCCCTCGTCTGCTCCGCACGCGTCGCCAGCAGCTCGTCCGCGGGATACCCCACCTCGGTCAGGGTGAGTCCGCGTGCCGCAAGCACCTTGAACTCGCTGGTGCGGCGCAGCGCGTCGCGCAGGACGACGAGGTCGCCGACGTCGAGCCGCTGCTCGCCGACCGCCGCGCACGCGCCCACGAGTGCCCGCACCATGCTGTGGCAGAACGCGTCCGCCTTCACCTCGGCGATGAGCACGCCGTCGTCGTCCCGGCTCCAGCCGTAGTCCAGCAGCGTGCGGATCGTCGTCGCGTCGTCGCGGGCCTTGCAGTATGCGGCGAAGTCGTGCAGGCCGATGAGTGAGCGGGCCGCGGCATCCATCGCCTCGACGTCGAGCGTGCCACGGATGCTCGTGGTGTCGTGTCGGCGGGCCGGGTCGTAGCCGGCCGCGTCGTCGGCGAGGCGGTACCGATACCGGCGCCAGACCGCCGAGAAGCGTGCATCGAAGCCCGCAGGGGCGAGGGAGGAGCGGCGCACCACGACATCAGGGTACGCGCCGAGCACACCGCGCATCCTCGCGGCGATCGAGCCGGCAGGATCGGAGGCGGCTCGCCCGTGCCGTGCCTCGACGCGCGCCCACTGCGCATCGTTCAGGTCGACGTGCGCGACCTGACCGGAGGCGTGGACCCCGGCATCCGTTCGTCCGGCGACGACGAAGTGGACGTCCGACCCGACGATCCGCGCGAGCGCCGCCTCGAGCGTGCGCTGCACCGTGCGCAGCCCCGGCTGCTTCGCCCACCCACGGAAGTGCGTGCCGTCGTAGGCGATGTCGAGGCGGATTCTCACCGGTCCAGCCTAATCGGGCCGAGCTGCCTCCGCCTCGTGCGCAGGGTGCGCGCAGGCTCTGTCCGAACGCGTGCCTAGACTGGATCTCATCCTTCCGTCGGCGGTGCCGACGCGCCTCTCCCCATGCCGAATCACACGACGTCCTCGCGGTTCGCGGGCCTCGACGGTCTGCGAGCGATCGCGGTCACCCTCGTGATCGTCTACCACCTCTTCCCACAGTCGCCGCTGCGCGGCGGGTTCGTCGGGGTCGACGTGTTCTTCGTCATCAGCGGCTTCCTCATCACCTCGCTGCTGCTGCGTCCGTCGCGCGAGGGATGGCGCGGAGCGCCGCGCCGCCTGCTCGATTTCTGGCGGCGTCGAGCGCGCCGACTGCTGCCGGCGCTCGCCATCGTCGTGACGGTGTGCGCGACCGCCGCATGGCTGCTGGGCGGAGACCTCCTCGTCGGCATGGGGCGGCAAGTGCTGGGGGCTGCGACCTTCAGCTACAACTGGCTGGCCGTCGCCGACGGCGCCGACTACTTCGCCGACACCGCCCCCGAGCTGTTCCGCAACTTCTGGTCACTCGCGGTCGAGGAGCAGTTCTACATCGTGTGGCCGCTCCTGCTCCCGCTGGTGCTCCTCATTCCTGCGCGCGGGGCGCGGGTGGCTCTCGTCGTCGCCGCTGCGGCCGGTTCGGCGTGGTGGATGGGACAGTTGGCCGCAGCCGGCGCCGTGACCCGTGCGTACTTCGGCACCGACGCCCACTCGTTCGGCCTGCTGCTCGGCATCGCGCTCGCGCTCGCCGTCGAGAACGTGCCGGAGCGGCCGTGGATGCGTTCGGCCGCGGCACGGAGCGCGTCGCTGAGCGCCGGACTGGTCGGTGTCACCGCGATCGTCGTCGCCGCGCTCATCCCAGAGACCTCCGACGCCGCGACATTCCCCGGCACCCTGCTGCTGGCGACCGGTGGAGCGGCCCTCGCGGTGTTCGCGGGGGTCTGGCCCGGGTCCTGGTTCGGACGCGCGGTGGATGCGCGCCCCCTGAAGTGGATCGGGGACCGTTCCTACGGCCTCTACCTCTGGCACTGGCCCGTCCTCGTCCTCGTGCTCGTGGGGGTCCAGGGGTTCGGGCCGGAGGGCGGCGTCCCGCCGTGGGCCGGTGCGCTCGCACTGCTGATCTCTGTCGCCGCGGCCGCCGCGTCGTACCGGTTCGTCGAGATGCCCTTCCGCCGACGCGGCTTCCGGCGCTCCCTGCGCGCCGTCGGGCGACGGATGGCCGGGAGACCGCTGAGCCGGTTCGCGGCGATCGCCGCGCTGGCGGTCGTCGCCGTGGCCCTCGGCGGGACGACGGCGGCGATCCTCGACGCGCCGCACACCACCACGGCCGCGGTGGCCATCGACCGCGGGCAGGACGCGCTCGAGGATGCCGCCGAGACTCCGGCGCCGGCCGATGCTGCGGAGGAAGAGCACGCCGACGTGATCCCCGACGGCACCGAGATCACGGCCGTCGGCGACTCGGTGATGCTGGCCTCTGCTCCCTCGCTCCTGGACGAGTTCCCCGGCATCGCCGTCGACGCGGAGGTGTCCCGCTCGATCTGGACGGGGCCGGAGATCCTCGACCGGCTGGCCGCGAGCGGAGAGCTGCGCGAGAACGTCGTCGTCGCACTCGGGACGAACGGGCCGGTCGACAGCGGGGTGCTCGGAGAGATGTCGCGGATCGTCGGCCCGGAGCGCAACCTCATCCTCGTCAACGCGCACGCGCCGCGCGACTGGATACCCGGCGTGAACGCCGACCTCGAGAGCTTCGCCGATCGCCACCGCCGAGTGTGGGTCGCGGACTGGAACGGGGCCATCGCCCCGCATGAGGACCTGCTCGCCGGCGACGGCATCCACCCGGGCGACGCCGGGGGAGAGGTGTTCGCCGATTGCGTGAAGGACGCCCTCGCGACGATCGAGAGGGACCGCGTCCGTGCCGAGAAGCAGTTCGCGCAGGCACCATCAGGGCGCGCGCCGCGGATTCCCTTCCCGGAGTAGCCGGCGCGGCGGGTCCGGCTTCCGGGCCCGCCGCCACCCCAGAGGCGCGGGCCCGGATTCCGGAGAGGCGACCCCAGGCCTCGTCCCCAGACGGTTCTGCCTCGTATGGCGGGGGCCACGGGGCCGAACCGTAAGCTGAATCTAGGACAGCCGCCTTCACAGACGATCGAGGGAACTGTGATGAACGCATCGGCCGAGACGCCTGCGACGTTCTCCGAGGCGCTGCACGCCGCGATCCGCGACCACGGCGTGACCCTCGCATGGTTGCGCAGCCGGCTGGTCGACAGCGGCAATCCGGTGTCGACGGCCACGCTGAGCTACTGGCGATCAGGGGCACGCACCCCGGAGG from the Microbacterium ginsengiterrae genome contains:
- a CDS encoding heavy metal translocating P-type ATPase, with protein sequence MGSVELEIGGMTCASCATRIERKLNKLDGVEATVNYATEKAKVAVPAGLDAMALIAEIEKAGYSAQLPARTEPDAEHRDPELDGLRQRLIVSAILTVPVVLLAMIPALQFTYWQWASLTLAAPVIVWGGWPFHRAAWTNLRHGAATMDTLVSLGTIAAFGWSLYALFLGTAGMPGMRHVFEFTLARSDGASNIYLEVGAGVTTFILAGRYVEKRAKRRAGAALRALLELGAKDVSVLRDGVETTIPIDDLRVGDEFVVRPGEKIATDGVVVSGRSAVDASMLTGESVPVEVDEQDPVVGATVNTSGRLVVRATRVGSDTRLAQMAALVEEAQTGKAEVQRLADRISGVFVPIVLVIAVAALAGWLLAGFPATTAFTAAVAVVVIACPCALGLATPTALLVGTGRGAQLGILITGPEVLESTRRVDTVVLDKTGTVTEGRMALVDVVVEDQGDAEELLRLAGALEHASEHPIGRAVAQAAPAPLLPVDGFSNIAGRGVEGIVDGRRVIVGRESLLAERSMPLSESTAAAKAQAEGEGKTVVAVGWDGTARGILVVADTVRATSAQAITELRALGLTPILLTGDNEAAARSIGAQVGVDEVIAEMLPEDKVATVARLQSEGRVVAMVGDGVNDAPALVQADLGIAMGTGTDVALEAADIALVRDDLRSAADAIRLSRRTLGTIRSNLFWAFAYNVAAIPIAAFGMLNPMLAGAAMALSSVFVVGNSLRLRAFR
- a CDS encoding heavy-metal-associated domain-containing protein, giving the protein MNTTEYTVTGMTCGHCEMSVREEVAQIAGVDAIEVSAQSGTLVVTASAPVSDADVLAAVDEAGYSAVRV
- a CDS encoding acyltransferase family protein; this encodes MPNHTTSSRFAGLDGLRAIAVTLVIVYHLFPQSPLRGGFVGVDVFFVISGFLITSLLLRPSREGWRGAPRRLLDFWRRRARRLLPALAIVVTVCATAAWLLGGDLLVGMGRQVLGAATFSYNWLAVADGADYFADTAPELFRNFWSLAVEEQFYIVWPLLLPLVLLIPARGARVALVVAAAAGSAWWMGQLAAAGAVTRAYFGTDAHSFGLLLGIALALAVENVPERPWMRSAAARSASLSAGLVGVTAIVVAALIPETSDAATFPGTLLLATGGAALAVFAGVWPGSWFGRAVDARPLKWIGDRSYGLYLWHWPVLVLVLVGVQGFGPEGGVPPWAGALALLISVAAAAASYRFVEMPFRRRGFRRSLRAVGRRMAGRPLSRFAAIAALAVVAVALGGTTAAILDAPHTTTAAVAIDRGQDALEDAAETPAPADAAEEEHADVIPDGTEITAVGDSVMLASAPSLLDEFPGIAVDAEVSRSIWTGPEILDRLAASGELRENVVVALGTNGPVDSGVLGEMSRIVGPERNLILVNAHAPRDWIPGVNADLESFADRHRRVWVADWNGAIAPHEDLLAGDGIHPGDAGGEVFADCVKDALATIERDRVRAEKQFAQAPSGRAPRIPFPE
- the truA gene encoding tRNA pseudouridine(38-40) synthase TruA, translating into MRIRLDIAYDGTHFRGWAKQPGLRTVQRTLEAALARIVGSDVHFVVAGRTDAGVHASGQVAHVDLNDAQWARVEARHGRAASDPAGSIAARMRGVLGAYPDVVVRRSSLAPAGFDARFSAVWRRYRYRLADDAAGYDPARRHDTTSIRGTLDVEAMDAAARSLIGLHDFAAYCKARDDATTIRTLLDYGWSRDDDGVLIAEVKADAFCHSMVRALVGACAAVGEQRLDVGDLVVLRDALRRTSEFKVLAARGLTLTEVGYPADELLATRAEQTRARRDAE
- a CDS encoding endonuclease/exonuclease/phosphatase family protein, which produces MKVISYNLRKHRAARELEELVEIHEPDVLCLQECDVSALPDEISGLTLADATQGNRLGLAMYYRTNLFRVQDIRTIGLKKSLHDRMLKPAHERVLGVRMHDIDSGRDLIVASFHAAPLTALNSLRRNQIRAALTELESMGPGLPVLMVGDYNYPVFKENLGQTVRDHGYTLTLSDDRTYTRYRVFKGHYDFATSDGFRIDSITTLPQRSSDHRPILVTAAVD